The DNA window TCCTACTTCCGGAAGTGCGACTTGTTTCTCTAGTACTAGGTCTTTCTATGGTCATTGAATTGTATCTTCTGGTATTTAGCATTGAAGTAGAGCGTCTGACAGTGGTATTGGTCTTAGTGGTACTCGAATTGACTCGACTATTACTATTGCTTGTGAGTCCTGCAGCGGCGTAAGCTTTAGTTAGAACTGAAGCAGCCGCCACAGTACTTGCAGGGGTACTTTGTTCTGTAGTACGAATTgttgattttcttctaaacATTGCAGTTATTGGGgggaatattatttatagAACGTGATTCAGAGGGTTGATTGAATGTGGTTACTAGCAATTGTCTAATCTTTTTTCGAGAGTTAAGACAACGGTATATTATAGCTAAACTATGATTGATTGAGATTACTTGCTTGtgatgatatttcaaataacaaaatcaaatattatggTGTTTTGACTTTTAAAAGTTCGATCAGACATCTACTGTCAATTGGATTTTcgtatttgaaatttctgtCTTATTTCTTCCTTGAAGAGGGGCCCAGCCCGCAATTACCGGAATAGGATATGCGATTGCCTAATTAAGACATAATTACTACAAATAGACAACAGTATATAGTAGATATACATATATGACTATGAATTTTAGTTATTTACAGAATGATCTGAGTTGGTTTCTGAAAGTGTCCTATTTGGATGTATCCACGACGTATCTGCCCAGAATCTTGTTCTTTTCCATCAACTCGTAGATCTTTGGTAATTCGGAAAGTCCGACAACAGTGATGGGTGACTTTACAAGCCCTCTagagaagaaatcaatggCTTCTCTGGTATCTGCTCTGTTTCCAACGTAGGATCCCTTGATACTGATGGATTTAACCACATGGGAAAACACGTCTGACTTGACGTATGCACCTGCTGGCATTCCGACAATTACCACAGTACCAGTTGGTCTCACATATTGAGTAGAAGCAGAAATGGCTGCTTCTGAAACCGAAACATTGATTACACCTTGTGGGCCACCTTTTGTAGCTTCTTGAATATCTTTAATCATAGCTTCATTATTCTTATACTTGgtgaaatcaatgaaagtCTCACCACCTAGTTCTTTGAACATTTTCGCCTTGGCTTCACCTCCATCTATACCAAGGACTCTCAATCCCATAGCCTTTGCATACTGAATAGCTAAGGAGCCTAAGCCACCACATGCACCGGAAATTGCAACCCATTCGCCCGGCTGTAAAGCAGCAGTCTTCAAAGCCTTGTAAACGGTAACACCAGCACATAGGATTGGGGCCACCTCTGCTAGGTCCGTGCCTCTGGGGATCTGTGCAGCTTGTGTAGCATCCGCAGTCGCATACTGTTGGAATGAACCATCGTGTGTGTAACCAGATAAGTCAGCATGTTCACAATTAGATTCATACCCTTTTTCACACAATTCACAGGCCATGCATGAACCATTCAACCATTTAATACCTGCTAGGTcaccaatttcaaaattttttacgTTACTTCCCTTGGCTACAACGATACCTGCACCTTCGTGACCACCAACTAATGGTAATTTCACCGGTAAAGGCCAATCACCCTTCCATGCATGTAAATCTGTGTGACATACACCTGAATACTTGACGTTAATCAAGATTTCATTTGGCTTTGGTACTGGTACCGGCATGTCCTTGTAGGTCAAAGGTCCACCATTCTCATAAAAAATGACCCCCTTCTGCATTTTAGGAATCGCTATAGTGGATTGCAACCTTAAAAATAGTCTATTATAACTGAGTAAACCGTGGCTTCTCGCACCTAACGTAGGTCTCAACATAATTACTAGGCTTTATGATGAAACAGTGTTCGATTCAACGATCTTCCTTCTTCTATTGGCATAAAGTTCCAGTCTGCATCGCTGTCTCATCCCGTCTCTTTTTATACTGCAAGAGATTCGTTCATGACTCTAGGAAAGTGCCTTGCCCGAATCAGGAGTAATCCGTGATGAGACGAAGAAAACGACGGAGAAGATTAGCACAGGAAACTTTTCAGAGCGTGACCGAATGTCGTTCAGGAACATCGATTATTTAATAAGATGAGGGAGTCTGTGGGATAATAGCACAAGTGTGTGTGTACATGATGATAGTATATCTTTTTATAGAAATTTACAGCTATTTAAAggggaagaaaaaaagtaaatCAGATATCCTCTCGATTGGATTATTCTGAGGAACAACTGACCGTGTAATCCTGATCACTCTCGTGGAGTAACGAATTTTCGTCAATTTGGTTGTTCATATAGTCGACCTAtgtcatttttgaaacatatCCTGGTTTTCCGGATTCTCCGTGGCTCCTTGATTTTCAGTCATGTCAATTGTATcgtattcaaaatttcaacatGTAGACAAATCACTACTGAACCATGTTGGTATTAGCAGTATaggaaaaatatatagaaGCGAGGTTGCACAGTTTTGTAGATGGTCAAGAAGCTCATATACACTATCGATGAAAGCATGTGACCTATGATGCATgtgaagaaatatttaccaTGGTCATGTCTTTAGTTCACTAGATGAAGCTCTTGATCGGGATTTTCTTGATGCcataaattttattgaaagcaAATCTTGTGAATTGTTCATATTCAGAACGATCTATTAAATAGGAGGCACAACTTGTCATGGGGAAGCTAAATGAGGGAAAGCAAAGTTATGAATATATAGATCTCGAAGATCGCCCCGTACTATTTTAGATTAACCGTTTCAATACATAAAAAAGAGAATGAAATAGATAGGTATAGTGGTTATACATGaatacaaaagaaaaaactgTCAATAAAAACATGTTACTGCActaagagaaaaaaagagaaatggGTCCATAATCATAAGTCTAACACTAAGGCGATGACTATAGGCTTTCAGTACCAATAGATACGCAAACTGTGTTGCCGTCATTAAAGGAAACCGTGCCATTATTGTAGACGTACAGCAGATCATCTGTCAAACCAGTCTGTTCCTCAAGAGTCTTTGACGAATCATAGAAAATCGAGATACATTCACCAAAATCGGCTGAGTTAGCCAGGGCATAAGCTTCTTCCTCTAGTCGTTGGCAGATGCTGATATTGCCATTAGATTGGGTGCTAGTGTAGAAATCATAACTTTTCCCCATACTCCATGTTTTGACAGCTTCATCGACATAAGattcatattcttctttagcAACAATAATACCATGAGTAGTTTTGGGGTCACCAGTATGAAATTGAGCATAGAAATAGCTGGTCATATCATTGAAGACGTTGATCTGGCTACCAGCCGCAGTCAACCAGTAAGTCATGTTATGGTCAATTTGAATACCTCCAAAAGTGCCGACAACATATCCAGATGCAGCTATTTTATACGCTTGAGTATTTCCGGTACCATTGTTAATAGCGACATTCAGAGCACCAAGAGCTTTTGACGAAGCATAATCATTATCTCTAAGCAAATAACCATCAAACGAAACGTTCGTAAGTCGTCATAAAAGATGCTTCTGGGCAGTCAGCTGAGGAGTGTGGGAACACATTCACGATATTTGCAGGCTCAAGTTTGCAATAGACGACCTGGAGGAGTAAAAATAACAGCAACAAAAGCATTtagtaaatattttgttttaaaTTGTCAATAGATGACTTTGTAAAAATGTAAATGTCAATAACTGTTcagaaatcaataaatcgTAGTTGATTATGGATTCGCAATAGTATGTTTGTTTTACAAAGAAGCATGTGCATAAAATGGAATGGAAATACCAATGAGAGCTGGAAATAAAGCCAGCTATTTATATGTTCAAGAAAATAGCCTACTAGATAGTTTTCTCTCCATTAGCATATGAACCTCAGTGCTAGCAACTTTGGAAGTTCGTCTCCGGCTTATTGGCTTTTTTCACTGTTCAGCTTCCTTATTTGCGGAAACTTCACTCTCCACAACTCATACCTCAACTAATTCTATGTAATTGGTACCACCAGAATACATACTTCTTAGTTTCATTTATCTCGAACTGTTTTTCGAAAACGTCATTTATTGGTaagattatttttcaaagcgGGATGGCCCTGATAGCGCCGTGTTATTTTAGAATTACTCCGATTATCATAGTGAGAACATGCAGCTGGGTATAATTTGTTTAATAATGAGTCTACCATATAGGTAAACCCTCCACTCAGACATTTGGACGTCATTACTCTTCCAATCTTTTGGACCTTTTGGGATTTACCTTTTGTTTCAAtagtttttgttttcacCAAACCCATTTCTGAAAGAGCGAAAATTGCAGAGCGATATACTTTAATACTCGAAATAGTAATTACCCAAAGCGAGACGTTGAAAAGGGAAGTTTCCAAGTGGTATGTAATAATATATGAAACTAATTTAGATTACCAACCGAATAATTTGTAATTAACCGGCAAATACTAAAACAAATGCAACTTTAGTCGTTATAATACATAAAATATTCGTTAAAACATTCAAAAGAACTGTGTCATCAACACTTCTTGTCAAGATTATTCACGTTACAGAATCTCATGTGGGTTTCCATCCTTTTTTGTGTGTTGAAGCCTTTGGAGCAAATTGGacatttgaaattatgTTCGTGGGTCTTCATATGCTTACTTAAGTTGGAAGATTCGTTAAATCGCCGACCGCAAACTTTACATTCTAATGGTTTTTCACCCGTATGTGTTCTAATATGGATCTTCAAAGAAGTGGAGACAGAGAAACTCTTATCACATAAATGACATTTGAAAGGCTTTTCTCCAGAATGGACTCTGCTATGTTGTTTGAGTGTTTCGTCACTGGAGAAACATTTGGAGCAAACTTCACACTTATAAGGCTTGAAACCTGAATGTACCTTTAAATGACGGACTATTTTCTGTCTTTGGGAAAACTCTTTGTTGCAACCGTGCCAAAAACAGGTATATTTGGATTTACCTTTTGTTAAATGAAATGACTCAAGATGGGCATTTAATTCTTCACTCGAATTGAACGTCAGGTTACAATTATTCCAACGACAAGTTGCTTGCTGCTCTTTCGAATTGGCGACCCCATGGTTTTCtaactttttattttctacCTTTTCATTTGCATTTAAATCTACAAATTTCATGTCAAAATTTATGCCATGTTGATCATTGATATGGTTGACTAAAGAACAAAGATCCTCACCTTCAAAATCACAATTATGCCAGTAACACAAAGATGATTCATCTTTAGGTACATGATTCTTGAAGAGATGTTTCTGTAAGTCAATTAAGTTATCGAATCCATGCGCACAATTTTCCCATTTGCATTTTAACTCAGGATTGTCATCTCTTTTAAAATTccaattgaattttattgTATTCTGAGGGCTCATGATGTTACTATCcaaagataaattattttgtgTCACAGCGGAAGATGAGTTATTGCTTACGTTAGTATTAGGATGCTTAGTAAAGATATTGTTGTCAATGCTACTGGCCCTTTCATAACTGAATGTTTTGTCATTCTGAACCATTGGAACATTACTATGACTATGCAATTGAACTAtgtgatgatgatggtggTTATGGCTGCCATCTTCGTTATTTGTATTGATGTTTTGAAAGTAGTTATTGTTTTGCTTGTGGAATATCTGTGAGGAACCACTTTTGATAAGTGGTTCCAGCAAATTTATGCTGTCTTTTGCCTTTATACCTGAAGatgaatgatgatgatgatgattcaTATGTTTAGCAAAAGGAATCTCATACAGAGACGAGATGTTGGATAAATCTTCTAGGATTTGCAGATCAGTCTGTTTATTTGGAAGATATTGGTTATGAATCTGTCTAGTTGAGACCGTGGAAGAAGGTGTTGAATCATCTGC is part of the Kazachstania africana CBS 2517 chromosome 1, complete genome genome and encodes:
- the ADH3 gene encoding alcohol dehydrogenase ADH3 (similar to Saccharomyces cerevisiae ADH3 (YMR083W); ancestral locus Anc_2.480) — encoded protein: MLRPTLGARSHGLLSYNRLFLRLQSTIAIPKMQKGVIFYENGGPLTYKDMPVPVPKPNEILINVKYSGVCHTDLHAWKGDWPLPVKLPLVGGHEGAGIVVAKGSNVKNFEIGDLAGIKWLNGSCMACELCEKGYESNCEHADLSGYTHDGSFQQYATADATQAAQIPRGTDLAEVAPILCAGVTVYKALKTAALQPGEWVAISGACGGLGSLAIQYAKAMGLRVLGIDGGEAKAKMFKELGGETFIDFTKYKNNEAMIKDIQEATKGGPQGVINVSVSEAAISASTQYVRPTGTVVIVGMPAGAYVKSDVFSHVVKSISIKGSYVGNRADTREAIDFFSRGLVKSPITVVGLSELPKIYELMEKNKILGRYVVDTSK
- the KAFR0A00795 gene encoding uncharacterized protein, with translation MTYWLTAAGSQINVFNDMTSYFYAQFHTGDPKTTHGIIVAKEEYESYVDEAVKTWSMGKSYDFYTSTQSNGNISICQRLEEEAYALANSADFGECISIFYDSSKTLEEQTGLTDDLLYVYNNGTVSFNDGNTVCVSIGTESL
- the ZAP1 gene encoding Zap1p (similar to Saccharomyces cerevisiae ZAP1 (YJL056C); ancestral locus Anc_1.326), producing the protein MPLNELTKDLFKNETPGLWDKTHVDEGVVHGHIHNYNNMTYIHGHIHHGHQDSNHIKTENNNDDMHINDVENLDCQHFEFFDYRGQNSILPNNGSNTDNSINNNNNININRTLAYPDSLLFRNDKFVGKDYFANETKVVNTTDYKRRKLNKDGLEEEKDCSCSPKELEVCCDVDHEDAANKEFSTILLNTNKDLLFDFLNSKDDPIALFKDSVNKKQISQNVNDGTNLNTVPRQASYIECGLDCEPLCPADQDKFNSTSTNTDNEDDVFDDYCQICVRNGTPKNECNHFPISKSTNLNGADDSTPSSTVSTRQIHNQYLPNKQTDLQILEDLSNISSLYEIPFAKHMNHHHHHSSSGIKAKDSINLLEPLIKSGSSQIFHKQNNNYFQNINTNNEDGSHNHHHHHIVQLHSHSNVPMVQNDKTFSYERASSIDNNIFTKHPNTNVSNNSSSAVTQNNLSLDSNIMSPQNTIKFNWNFKRDDNPELKCKWENCAHGFDNLIDLQKHLFKNHVPKDESSLCYWHNCDFEGEDLCSLVNHINDQHGINFDMKFVDLNANEKVENKKLENHGVANSKEQQATCRWNNCNLTFNSSEELNAHLESFHLTKGKSKYTCFWHGCNKEFSQRQKIVRHLKVHSGFKPYKCEVCSKCFSSDETLKQHSRVHSGEKPFKCHLCDKSFSVSTSLKIHIRTHTGEKPLECKVCGRRFNESSNLSKHMKTHEHNFKCPICSKGFNTQKRMETHMRFCNVNNLDKKC